From Gossypium raimondii isolate GPD5lz chromosome 11, ASM2569854v1, whole genome shotgun sequence:
ATCAGAAAGACTGAAATTACGAGGGATCTGGCCTAAAAATCCAAATGAAGAAATGTCGGCATCCAGAAGTGGTTCATTCAGTGGTTGAGTGCTTGATTCTACAGTACTGAAAGACGTATCCCCAATTGTTGGACGTGCCTCCAGAACATTGCTCTCAGCGCCAAACATGTAAGGAGCACCGCTCGAATAACCAGCTTCAGGTTTTATCATTTTCCCATTCATTCCTTGCATCAGACCCATGTTTGAATTCTGTGTTGAGAGCATGCCTTGAGGGGCATCAATCCTGCTTGCATGGCTAGCCAGCTCAATGGGAGGATGAATTCCAGCATGCAATGCCGAACTACCATTGGTGAATACATTAGGCAAACTGGAGTCCATGGGATGGTGCATGTTCTCCTGCTTCAGAGCTGGTCCTGTGTTCTCTGGGGCATAGCAGGATGAGTTCTGGGGCACTATAAGAGAAAGCTAAATTAGTcgtcaaaaagaaagaaaggagattGTCAGCATCTAAACTAAACCTAGGAAAACTCAAGTATTGGCAATAGTATTAACTATTTATAACACCTGCCACCTCTAgtaatctatcaaattaaaaatggatTGCTACATTCTcaaaaatcaatgaaaaatgcAAGAAAGACAAAGGAAGATTGGGGAAGTCATCAGACCAAAAAACAGTGCGCAAAGGCAATATGTTTTCCGGCAATTGGTATCAGAATCAGATATGGAAATAAGTGCAAAAGAAGTAATCACCCTGATGTCTACTCCTGCCTGTATCCAATTTCCACATAGTTACTCATACAGAGGAAGTTAAAATGAAAGTCTTCAAGCCTATTGTCAACACTcagtttaagaaaaaattagacAAGCCTCGTATACCAACATAAATAGAACCTAAACAAACTACCCTCAATCTTTGTCTCCACATTAATACTAACATAAAAAGATCATAAAGGAACTACTCTCAAACTTTACTTCTAGAAACATGTAAAATGATTGTTTAACAAATCAAATCTCAACAGAATAAAGTGTGCTAGGAAATTGCTAATTCAACAAATTGGGGCATGCCCATGCATCAAACTAAAATGTCAATAACATGTTCAATAGGGCAAAAAGAAATGTTACTCAGTGGCATTTGAGGTCCATTAGAATTAGAGATTGAGGAAACTCCAGCTGAACGAATCTGACTCATCAATCGAACTTGTTGCTCAAGCAGCTTGTTGAATTCCACTATTTGTTGCTTCACCATAAGTCTCAGATAATAAGCCTGGAAGAATTCTCTATTCTCTTCTTCAAGCTTTTGCCAAACTGAAAAGCATGAGGTATTTGTGAAAGGaagttataaataaaaaaactaatgtcATGTAATGACTGTAAAATATTGGAAAAACCTCATGAAGTCATGATCAGCAACAATACCTGTCAGTTTACCAACACAATGGTCCTTACCCAACAATAAGTTAAAGCTAGGTTCCAAATTAGGGGGATTTGGACTGCCCAGTCTATAGGGTTCTCTCAAAATGGGTTTTTACAAGGGGAAGACAAATCTATGTGAGATATGGGTACCATATTGACATCCCTGATCCCCCATGGCAGATAGAACGCAAA
This genomic window contains:
- the LOC105761583 gene encoding uncharacterized protein LOC105761583, with protein sequence MSTGDVKRVSRQDIQLVQNLIERCLQLYMTQKEVVETLLAQAKIEPGFTELVWQKLEEENREFFQAYYLRLMVKQQIVEFNKLLEQQVRLMSQIRSAGVSSISNSNGPQMPLMPQNSSCYAPENTGPALKQENMHHPMDSSLPNVFTNGSSALHAGIHPPIELASHASRIDAPQGMLSTQNSNMGLMQGMNGKMIKPEAGYSSGAPYMFGAESNVLEARPTIGDTSFSTVESSTQPLNEPLLDADISSFGFLGQIPRNFSLSDLTADFSQSSDILESYPRSPFLAPDNETFLDSREREHQGDNKRLDTISEGLSYDDFRSE